One segment of Papaver somniferum cultivar HN1 unplaced genomic scaffold, ASM357369v1 unplaced-scaffold_81, whole genome shotgun sequence DNA contains the following:
- the LOC113345322 gene encoding protease Do-like 7 isoform X1, which produces MGSCLEENLASVSADDWKKAVEKVIPAVVVLRVTTCKAFDTYCEGESTATGFVVDKKRGIILTNRHVVKPGPVVVEAMFVNMEEIPVYPIYRDPVHDFGFFRYDPGAVKFLSYEEIPLAPEVASVGLEIRVVGNDSGEKVSIQAGTIARLDRDAPKYTSDGYNDFNTFYMQAASGTKSGSSGSPIIDLQGRAVAMNAGGMKNESATAYFLPLERVVRALSFIQKSKDSSGCGWKAVTIPRGTLQVTFLHKGFNETRKFGLKSETEQMVRHASPAGETGMLVVESLVPDGPAHKQLEPGDILVRVNGEVITRFLNLETILDDSVDQKIDLSIQRGDISVTVNLLVQDLHSITPNSFLEVSGAVIHTLSYQQARNFRFKCGVLYVAKPGYLLSREAVPRHAIIKKFAEKEISQMDDLIAVLSELSTGARVPLEYISHLDRRRSKSVLVTVGRHEWYGPPQIYTRNDSTGLWTARPALPHASIFLSSRHRYINDSPSETNLLTISEVGTLEPRAKDGNKDCTDERFVGGIHSLGEANVGTKKQYLEDDASIKEIVLSDPAIHEPAEERWTDIRELNNTGKLGDRGGIAGNASVAERVLEPALVICEVHVPKPCQVDGVYSQDFSGTGVIVYHSESMGLVVVDKSTVVVSCCDVMLSFAASHIKIPGEVVFLHPVHNYAFVAYDPSSLGVAGASAVRSATLLSEPGLLRGDSVFLVGLTKSLRAKSRKSIVVDPSAALEDDSYEGWPMYMATNMEVIELDTDFGKSFTGVLSDERGFVQAIWGGFSEVSFIGFFFFPNLIIVFLLWQQLRNVSILMQMKFGVRGIPIYAVSEVLAKILSGERGTIRFINGIPRPIPLLRILDAELYGILPSEARSFGLSDSWIQALVKKDPIRRQVLRVKGCLAGSEAGKILETNDMVLAINKELITSFRDLEKACQGLDVSKESDGTLSMTIFRKGQEIEVIVGTDVRDGNGTMRIVNWCGCIVQEPHSAVRALGLLPEEGQCVYVSGRFYGSPACKYGLKATSWIVEVNGKLTPDLDSFVEVIKGLEHGEFVRTRTMTLNGSPEVHNLKQDLYYWPTWELKFDMETAMWRRVMIKALDTSVN; this is translated from the exons ATGGGGTCATGTTTGGAAGAGAATTTAGCTTCTGTAAGTGCTGATGATTGGAAAAAAGCAGTAGAGAAAGTGATACCAGCTGTGGTGGTTTTAAGAGTTACAACTTGTAAAGCGTTCGATACTTATTGTGAGGGTGAGTCGACTGCAACGGGGTTTGTTGTTGACAAGAAACGAGGAATTATACTTACTAATCGTCATGTCGTCAAACCTG GCCCTGTTGTTGTTGAAGCTATGTTTGTTAACATGGAAGAGATTCCAGTTTATCCTATTTATAGAGATCCC GTCCATGATTTTGGTTTCTTTCGATATGATCCCGGAGCCGTGAAATTTCTGAGCTACGAGGAGATTCCTCTAGCACCTGAAGTTGCTTCTGTAGGACTAGAGATTAGGGTTGTGGGTAATGATAGCGGTGAAAAG GTTTCAATTCAGGCAGGAACAATAGCTCGTTTGGATAGGGATGCACCTAAGTACACAAG TGATGGTTATAATGACTTCAATACGTTCTACATGCAA GCTGCATCTGGGACAAAGAGTGGTTCGAGTGGTTCCCCAATCATCGATTTGCAAGGAAGAGCAGTGGCTATGAATGCTGGAGGAATGAAAAACGAATCTGCTACggcatattttcttcctttagagcGA GTTGTTAGGGCATTAAGTTTTATCCAGAAGAGTAAAGACTCGTCTGGATGTGGATGGAAGGCTGTAACTATTCCTCGTGGTACGCTTCAG GTGACATTTCTTCATAAGGGCTTTAATGAGACACGTAAATTTGGACTCAAAAGTGAAACCGAACAG ATGGTTAGGCATGCATCACCAGCTGGTGAGACAGGAATGCTTGTTGTTGAGTCTTTG GTACCGGATGGCCCGGCCCATAAACAGTTGGAGCCGGGTGATATTCTTGTTCGAGTGAATGGAGAG GTCATTACTCGATTCTTGAATTTGGAAACCATACTCGATGATAGCGTGGACCAGAAGATCGATTTGTCCATTCAAAGGGGTGACATTTCAGTAACTGTAAATTTACTG GTTCAAGATTTGCATTCCATAACCCCGAATTCCTTCTTGGAAGTAAGTGGTGCAGTAATCCATACTCTTTCCTACCAACAG GCTAGAAATTTTCGTTTCAAATGTGGTGTTCTGTATGTTGCTAAACCAGG ATACTTGCTTTCTAGAGAGGCTGTTCCTCGTCATGCCATAATAAAGAAATTTGCGGAGAAAGAGATATCGCAGATGGATGACCTAATAGCTGTGTTATCTGAGCTGTCTACAGGTGCTCGAGTGCCTTTGGAATATATAAGCCACTTGGATCGCCGTCGCAGCAAG TCTGTCTTAGTTACTGTTGGCCGGCATGAATGGTATGGCCCTCCGCAGATATATACTCGCAATGATAGTACTGGCTTATGGACAGCAAGGCCTGCATTGCCTCATGCATCAATATTTTTATCTTCAAGACACCGTTACATAAATGACTCACCATCTGAAACTAATTTGTTGACCATAAGTGAGGTTGGCACATTAGAACCTAGAGCTAAAGATGGAAACAAAGATTGCACAGATGAACGTTTTGTTGGGGGGATACACTCCCTGGGAGAAGCTAATGTTGGAACAAAGAAGCAATATCTGGAGGATGATGCATCTATTAAGGAAATTGTGTTATCAGACCCCGCCATACACGAACCTGCAGAGGAAAGGTGGACGGACATAAGAGAGCTAAACAATACTGGAAAATTAGGTGACCGAGGAGGTATAGCTGGTAATGCTTCAGTTGCTGAACGAGTATTAGAGCCGGCTCTGGTCATCTGTGAA GTTCATGTTCCCAAACCGTGTCAGGTTGATGGGGTGTACTCACAAGACTTTTCTGGAACTGGTGTTATTGTGTATCATTCCGAAAGCATGGGTTTGGTTGTTGTTGACAAAAGTACAGTTGTTGTATCTTGCTGTGATGTGATGCTCTCATTTGCTGCATCTCACATAAAAATTCCCGGCGAG GTTGTTTTCCTCCACCCTGTTCACAATTATGCTTTCGTTGCATATGATCCTTCTTCTCTAGGTGTTGCAGGTGCCTCAGCTGTTCGGTCTGCTACACTGTTATCTG AACCTGGTTTGCTGCGAGGTGATTCGGTGTTTCTCGTGGGTTTGACCAAAAGCCTGCGAGCAAAATCAAGGAAATCAATTGTTGTTGATCCTTCTGCTGCATTGGAGGACGATTCATATGAAGGTTGGCCAATGTACATGGCGACAAATATGGAAGTGATAGAACTTGATACTG ATTTTGGTAAGTCATTTACGGGTGTGCTCTCTGATGAGCGTGGATTTGTTCAAGCAATTTGGGGAGGATTTTCTGAGGTTAGTTTTATTGGTTTCTTTTTCTTCCCTAATCTGATAATCGTTTTTCTTCTTTGGCAACAACTTCGTAATGTAAGCATTTTGATGCAGATGAAGTTTGGTGTGCGAGGAATTCCAATTTATGCAGTCAGTGAAGTTCTTGCCAAGATTCTTAGTGGTGAAAGGGGAACAATCCGATTCATAAATGGCATCCCAAGGCCAATACCTCTTCTTAGAATTTTAGATGCTGAGCTGTATGGGATTTTACCTTCCGAAGCTAGAAGTTTTGGATTGAGTGACAGTTGGATCCAA GCTCTTGTGAAGAAAGATCCAATAAGGCGTCAAGTTTTACGCGTTAAAGGTTGTTTGGCTGGATCAGAAGCTGGAAAAATATTAGAAACTAATGACATGGTCCTAGCAATCAATAAAGAGCTCATTACATCTTTCCGGGACTTAGAAAAGGCTTGCCAAGGATTGGATGTATCAAAAGAGAGCGACGGTACACTTAGTATGACGATTTTCCGGAAg GGACAAGAAATTGAGGTTATTGTGGGAACTGATGTAAGAGATGGCAACGGCACTATGCGGATAGTGAACTGGTGTGGATGTATTGTTCAAGAACCTCACTCAGCAGTCCGCGCACTTGGATTGCTTCCAGAAGAAGGACAGTGTGTGTATGTGTCTGG ACGTTTTTATGGAAGTCCAGCATGTAAATATGGTCTCAAGGCCACCAGCTGGATAGTCGAAGTTAATGGGAAACTCACACCTGATCTGGATTCTTTTGTCGAAGTGATAAAG GGACTGGAGCATGGGGAGTTTGTTCGTACCAGAACAATGACCTTAAATGGGAGTCCTGAAGTGCACAACCTTAAGCAGGATTTATATTACTGGCCTACATGGGAATTGAAATTTGACATGGAGACAGCAATGTGGCGTCGTGTTATGATCAAGGCACTAGATACAAGCGTGAACTAA
- the LOC113345322 gene encoding protease Do-like 7 isoform X2 produces MGSCLEENLASVSADDWKKAVEKVIPAVVVLRVTTCKAFDTYCEGESTATGFVVDKKRGIILTNRHVVKPGPVVVEAMFVNMEEIPVYPIYRDPVHDFGFFRYDPGAVKFLSYEEIPLAPEVASVGLEIRVVGNDSGEKVSIQAGTIARLDRDAPKYTSDGYNDFNTFYMQAASGTKSGSSGSPIIDLQGRAVAMNAGGMKNESATAYFLPLERVVRALSFIQKSKDSSGCGWKAVTIPRGTLQVTFLHKGFNETRKFGLKSETEQMVRHASPAGETGMLVVESLVPDGPAHKQLEPGDILVRVNGEVITRFLNLETILDDSVDQKIDLSIQRGDISVTVNLLVQDLHSITPNSFLEVSGAVIHTLSYQQARNFRFKCGVLYVAKPGYLLSREAVPRHAIIKKFAEKEISQMDDLIAVLSELSTGARVPLEYISHLDRRRSKSVLVTVGRHEWYGPPQIYTRNDSTGLWTARPALPHASIFLSSRHRYINDSPSETNLLTISEVGTLEPRAKDGNKDCTDERFVGGIHSLGEANVGTKKQYLEDDASIKEIVLSDPAIHEPAEERWTDIRELNNTGKLGDRGGIAGNASVAERVLEPALVICEVHVPKPCQVDGVYSQDFSGTGVIVYHSESMGLVVVDKSTVVVSCCDVMLSFAASHIKIPGEVVFLHPVHNYAFVAYDPSSLGVAGASAVRSATLLSEPGLLRGDSVFLVGLTKSLRAKSRKSIVVDPSAALEDDSYEGWPMYMATNMEVIELDTDFGKSFTGVLSDERGFVQAIWGGFSEMKFGVRGIPIYAVSEVLAKILSGERGTIRFINGIPRPIPLLRILDAELYGILPSEARSFGLSDSWIQALVKKDPIRRQVLRVKGCLAGSEAGKILETNDMVLAINKELITSFRDLEKACQGLDVSKESDGTLSMTIFRKGQEIEVIVGTDVRDGNGTMRIVNWCGCIVQEPHSAVRALGLLPEEGQCVYVSGRFYGSPACKYGLKATSWIVEVNGKLTPDLDSFVEVIKGLEHGEFVRTRTMTLNGSPEVHNLKQDLYYWPTWELKFDMETAMWRRVMIKALDTSVN; encoded by the exons ATGGGGTCATGTTTGGAAGAGAATTTAGCTTCTGTAAGTGCTGATGATTGGAAAAAAGCAGTAGAGAAAGTGATACCAGCTGTGGTGGTTTTAAGAGTTACAACTTGTAAAGCGTTCGATACTTATTGTGAGGGTGAGTCGACTGCAACGGGGTTTGTTGTTGACAAGAAACGAGGAATTATACTTACTAATCGTCATGTCGTCAAACCTG GCCCTGTTGTTGTTGAAGCTATGTTTGTTAACATGGAAGAGATTCCAGTTTATCCTATTTATAGAGATCCC GTCCATGATTTTGGTTTCTTTCGATATGATCCCGGAGCCGTGAAATTTCTGAGCTACGAGGAGATTCCTCTAGCACCTGAAGTTGCTTCTGTAGGACTAGAGATTAGGGTTGTGGGTAATGATAGCGGTGAAAAG GTTTCAATTCAGGCAGGAACAATAGCTCGTTTGGATAGGGATGCACCTAAGTACACAAG TGATGGTTATAATGACTTCAATACGTTCTACATGCAA GCTGCATCTGGGACAAAGAGTGGTTCGAGTGGTTCCCCAATCATCGATTTGCAAGGAAGAGCAGTGGCTATGAATGCTGGAGGAATGAAAAACGAATCTGCTACggcatattttcttcctttagagcGA GTTGTTAGGGCATTAAGTTTTATCCAGAAGAGTAAAGACTCGTCTGGATGTGGATGGAAGGCTGTAACTATTCCTCGTGGTACGCTTCAG GTGACATTTCTTCATAAGGGCTTTAATGAGACACGTAAATTTGGACTCAAAAGTGAAACCGAACAG ATGGTTAGGCATGCATCACCAGCTGGTGAGACAGGAATGCTTGTTGTTGAGTCTTTG GTACCGGATGGCCCGGCCCATAAACAGTTGGAGCCGGGTGATATTCTTGTTCGAGTGAATGGAGAG GTCATTACTCGATTCTTGAATTTGGAAACCATACTCGATGATAGCGTGGACCAGAAGATCGATTTGTCCATTCAAAGGGGTGACATTTCAGTAACTGTAAATTTACTG GTTCAAGATTTGCATTCCATAACCCCGAATTCCTTCTTGGAAGTAAGTGGTGCAGTAATCCATACTCTTTCCTACCAACAG GCTAGAAATTTTCGTTTCAAATGTGGTGTTCTGTATGTTGCTAAACCAGG ATACTTGCTTTCTAGAGAGGCTGTTCCTCGTCATGCCATAATAAAGAAATTTGCGGAGAAAGAGATATCGCAGATGGATGACCTAATAGCTGTGTTATCTGAGCTGTCTACAGGTGCTCGAGTGCCTTTGGAATATATAAGCCACTTGGATCGCCGTCGCAGCAAG TCTGTCTTAGTTACTGTTGGCCGGCATGAATGGTATGGCCCTCCGCAGATATATACTCGCAATGATAGTACTGGCTTATGGACAGCAAGGCCTGCATTGCCTCATGCATCAATATTTTTATCTTCAAGACACCGTTACATAAATGACTCACCATCTGAAACTAATTTGTTGACCATAAGTGAGGTTGGCACATTAGAACCTAGAGCTAAAGATGGAAACAAAGATTGCACAGATGAACGTTTTGTTGGGGGGATACACTCCCTGGGAGAAGCTAATGTTGGAACAAAGAAGCAATATCTGGAGGATGATGCATCTATTAAGGAAATTGTGTTATCAGACCCCGCCATACACGAACCTGCAGAGGAAAGGTGGACGGACATAAGAGAGCTAAACAATACTGGAAAATTAGGTGACCGAGGAGGTATAGCTGGTAATGCTTCAGTTGCTGAACGAGTATTAGAGCCGGCTCTGGTCATCTGTGAA GTTCATGTTCCCAAACCGTGTCAGGTTGATGGGGTGTACTCACAAGACTTTTCTGGAACTGGTGTTATTGTGTATCATTCCGAAAGCATGGGTTTGGTTGTTGTTGACAAAAGTACAGTTGTTGTATCTTGCTGTGATGTGATGCTCTCATTTGCTGCATCTCACATAAAAATTCCCGGCGAG GTTGTTTTCCTCCACCCTGTTCACAATTATGCTTTCGTTGCATATGATCCTTCTTCTCTAGGTGTTGCAGGTGCCTCAGCTGTTCGGTCTGCTACACTGTTATCTG AACCTGGTTTGCTGCGAGGTGATTCGGTGTTTCTCGTGGGTTTGACCAAAAGCCTGCGAGCAAAATCAAGGAAATCAATTGTTGTTGATCCTTCTGCTGCATTGGAGGACGATTCATATGAAGGTTGGCCAATGTACATGGCGACAAATATGGAAGTGATAGAACTTGATACTG ATTTTGGTAAGTCATTTACGGGTGTGCTCTCTGATGAGCGTGGATTTGTTCAAGCAATTTGGGGAGGATTTTCTGAG ATGAAGTTTGGTGTGCGAGGAATTCCAATTTATGCAGTCAGTGAAGTTCTTGCCAAGATTCTTAGTGGTGAAAGGGGAACAATCCGATTCATAAATGGCATCCCAAGGCCAATACCTCTTCTTAGAATTTTAGATGCTGAGCTGTATGGGATTTTACCTTCCGAAGCTAGAAGTTTTGGATTGAGTGACAGTTGGATCCAA GCTCTTGTGAAGAAAGATCCAATAAGGCGTCAAGTTTTACGCGTTAAAGGTTGTTTGGCTGGATCAGAAGCTGGAAAAATATTAGAAACTAATGACATGGTCCTAGCAATCAATAAAGAGCTCATTACATCTTTCCGGGACTTAGAAAAGGCTTGCCAAGGATTGGATGTATCAAAAGAGAGCGACGGTACACTTAGTATGACGATTTTCCGGAAg GGACAAGAAATTGAGGTTATTGTGGGAACTGATGTAAGAGATGGCAACGGCACTATGCGGATAGTGAACTGGTGTGGATGTATTGTTCAAGAACCTCACTCAGCAGTCCGCGCACTTGGATTGCTTCCAGAAGAAGGACAGTGTGTGTATGTGTCTGG ACGTTTTTATGGAAGTCCAGCATGTAAATATGGTCTCAAGGCCACCAGCTGGATAGTCGAAGTTAATGGGAAACTCACACCTGATCTGGATTCTTTTGTCGAAGTGATAAAG GGACTGGAGCATGGGGAGTTTGTTCGTACCAGAACAATGACCTTAAATGGGAGTCCTGAAGTGCACAACCTTAAGCAGGATTTATATTACTGGCCTACATGGGAATTGAAATTTGACATGGAGACAGCAATGTGGCGTCGTGTTATGATCAAGGCACTAGATACAAGCGTGAACTAA